A single region of the Nocardioides ochotonae genome encodes:
- a CDS encoding DNA polymerase III subunit gamma and tau, whose protein sequence is MESPLALYRRYRPETFAEVIGQDHVTGPLRAALANNRVNHAYLFSGPRGCGKTTSARILARALNCEKAPVADPCGECESCRDLSRGGGGSIDVIEIDAASHGGVDDARDLREKAFFAPVKSRYKVYIIDEAHMVSPQGFNALLKLVEEPPPHLRFIFATTEPEKVIPTIRSRTHHYPFRLIPPRLLSSYLSELAAKEGVAIEPVALPLIVRAGGGSARDTLSVLDQLLGGSGPEGVTHELATGLLGYTPDTLLDEVVDAFAAGDGAAVFGVVDKVIETGQDPRRFTEDLLRRLRDLVIVAAVPEATVSGLIDVSEDQGERLVAQAARFGSTELSRAADLVATGLTEMRGATAPRLLLELICARVLLPGADHSTEGVMARLDRLEKRLTITGTPSAAARPASPPAPPAQDRPADVHVAAERHPEAAAPPAPAPAAVPPASQQPAPPQQAAQQAPQPPAAQWSTPAVPGSAPAAQPAPQPPAPQQAAPAPPEAQPAAQPAPPQSAASGGLSLVEVRRLWPDIVEATKLRRRVAWMILTQNCQVVGLEGNVLTVGFSNVGARDSFVAGGCDAVLRQAAIDVVGADWRIETIIDAGTQVDASRPAAPAPAAPAPPADTAPQPAPSAQQQPQPAADAPAGTDQAPEDRAPRAPDHDPIHLARQAVQPTRAAGIPEPAAAEDTVDRDADARRDDLDADLDEVGGAELLQRELGAKLIEEIRHQ, encoded by the coding sequence GTGGAGTCACCCCTCGCGTTGTACCGCCGCTACCGGCCCGAGACCTTTGCCGAGGTCATCGGTCAAGATCACGTGACCGGCCCGCTGCGCGCCGCGCTCGCGAACAATCGGGTCAACCACGCCTATCTCTTCTCCGGCCCGCGCGGCTGCGGCAAGACCACCTCGGCCCGCATCCTGGCCCGCGCGCTCAACTGCGAGAAGGCGCCCGTGGCCGATCCGTGCGGGGAGTGCGAGAGCTGTCGCGACCTGTCCCGCGGCGGTGGCGGCTCGATCGACGTGATCGAGATCGACGCCGCGTCGCACGGTGGCGTCGACGACGCCCGCGACCTGCGGGAGAAGGCGTTCTTCGCCCCGGTGAAGAGCCGTTACAAGGTCTACATCATCGACGAGGCCCACATGGTCTCCCCGCAGGGCTTCAACGCCCTGCTCAAGCTCGTCGAGGAGCCGCCCCCGCACCTCCGCTTCATCTTCGCGACCACCGAGCCCGAGAAGGTCATCCCGACCATCCGCTCGCGCACGCACCACTACCCCTTCCGGCTGATCCCGCCGCGGCTGCTCTCCTCCTACCTCTCCGAGCTCGCCGCCAAGGAGGGCGTCGCGATCGAGCCTGTGGCGCTGCCCCTGATCGTCCGCGCCGGCGGCGGGTCGGCGCGCGACACGCTCTCGGTGCTCGACCAGCTGCTGGGTGGCAGCGGTCCCGAGGGCGTGACCCACGAGCTCGCGACCGGTCTGCTCGGCTACACCCCCGACACGCTGCTCGATGAGGTCGTCGACGCGTTCGCGGCCGGTGACGGCGCGGCGGTGTTCGGGGTCGTGGACAAGGTGATCGAGACCGGGCAGGACCCGCGCCGCTTCACCGAGGACCTGCTGCGTCGCCTGCGTGACCTGGTGATCGTGGCCGCCGTGCCCGAGGCGACCGTCTCCGGGCTGATCGACGTCTCCGAGGATCAGGGCGAGCGCCTGGTCGCCCAGGCCGCGCGCTTCGGCAGCACCGAGCTGTCCCGTGCCGCCGATCTGGTCGCCACCGGGCTGACCGAGATGCGCGGCGCGACCGCGCCGCGCCTGCTGCTGGAGCTGATCTGCGCCCGGGTGCTCCTGCCCGGCGCCGACCACTCCACCGAGGGCGTGATGGCCCGCCTCGACCGTCTCGAGAAGCGCCTCACGATCACCGGCACGCCCTCGGCCGCCGCCCGTCCCGCGTCCCCGCCCGCGCCGCCGGCGCAGGACCGTCCAGCCGACGTCCACGTCGCGGCCGAGCGGCACCCCGAGGCGGCCGCGCCGCCCGCTCCTGCTCCCGCCGCGGTTCCGCCCGCGTCCCAGCAGCCGGCTCCCCCGCAGCAGGCCGCGCAGCAGGCTCCACAGCCGCCCGCCGCGCAGTGGTCGACCCCCGCCGTGCCCGGCTCCGCGCCGGCCGCCCAGCCCGCCCCGCAGCCGCCGGCACCGCAGCAGGCTGCGCCCGCCCCACCGGAGGCCCAGCCCGCCGCCCAGCCCGCGCCCCCGCAGTCGGCCGCGTCCGGTGGCCTGTCCCTGGTCGAGGTGCGCCGGCTGTGGCCCGACATCGTCGAGGCCACCAAGCTGCGCCGGCGGGTGGCCTGGATGATCCTGACCCAGAACTGCCAGGTGGTCGGCCTCGAGGGCAACGTGCTCACCGTCGGGTTCTCCAACGTCGGCGCGCGCGACTCCTTCGTGGCCGGTGGCTGCGACGCCGTGCTGCGCCAGGCGGCGATCGACGTGGTCGGCGCCGACTGGCGCATCGAGACGATCATCGACGCCGGCACCCAGGTCGACGCCTCCCGGCCCGCGGCCCCCGCACCGGCGGCCCCGGCCCCGCCCGCGGACACCGCGCCGCAGCCCGCGCCGTCGGCTCAGCAGCAGCCGCAGCCGGCGGCGGACGCGCCGGCCGGGACCGACCAGGCGCCCGAGGACCGGGCGCCGCGTGCGCCCGACCACGACCCGATCCACCTGGCCCGCCAGGCGGTCCAGCCGACCCGGGCGGCCGGGATCCCCGAGCCTGCCGCGGCGGAGGACACCGTCGACCGTGACGCCGACGCCCGGCGCGACGACCTCGACGCCGACCTCGACGAGGTCGGCGGCGCGGAGTTGCTCCAGCGCGAGCTCGGGGCCAAGCTCATCGAGGAGATCCGCCACCAGTGA
- a CDS encoding EsaB/YukD family protein, whose product MADPAHLPGDPGVITGAAGQVRVTLASATRRVDLVLPGAVPVAELLPELARAVGLLTARSAHLGHRLRTATGRPLAGDAGLLAQGVVDGALLTLLEGVADPLPRRHDDLAEAVRDVVEHDLAHHPGPLAGSTAPVAAVLALVLGALALLVQEDPLGAAAAAAGAAAGLLGGAALLSRLRPDPGPGLAALGAAAAYAVVAGVLLAGRADLPPLLGGSAGAAAAGLTGLLALGAGRAWAIPVVLAGLGGLVAVVGDRLLDAPPALVAAALLVVVILGAALLPRLALGLVPGVDRAGERGHDQPVDLVRLSHDVRAAHEVLLALVVSVGLGVLVLAPFAVALGTAGTTLAVAACLVVLLRARRHRVAAEVVAATVLGVAALLSTAGAALVLHPGWRPGTAAVLLASGVGVLVAGAVPGAGSVRRGRLGDLAETAAVLSLLPVLAVAAGLADRLGV is encoded by the coding sequence GTGGCCGATCCCGCGCACCTGCCCGGCGACCCCGGAGTCATCACCGGAGCCGCCGGGCAGGTGCGGGTGACCCTCGCCTCCGCCACCCGCCGGGTGGACCTGGTGCTGCCCGGCGCGGTGCCGGTCGCCGAGCTGCTCCCCGAGCTCGCCCGGGCGGTGGGGCTGCTCACCGCGCGGTCGGCGCACCTGGGCCACCGGCTGCGCACGGCCACCGGTCGGCCGCTGGCCGGTGATGCGGGCCTGCTCGCGCAGGGGGTCGTGGACGGCGCGCTGCTCACCCTGCTCGAGGGGGTCGCCGACCCGCTGCCGCGGCGCCACGACGACCTCGCCGAGGCGGTGCGCGACGTGGTGGAGCACGACCTGGCGCACCACCCCGGCCCGCTCGCCGGGTCCACCGCGCCGGTCGCCGCCGTACTCGCCCTGGTCCTCGGGGCGCTCGCGCTGCTGGTGCAGGAGGACCCGCTGGGTGCCGCGGCCGCGGCGGCGGGTGCCGCGGCGGGGCTGCTCGGGGGTGCGGCCCTGCTCTCCCGGCTGCGGCCCGACCCCGGTCCGGGTCTCGCGGCGCTCGGTGCCGCGGCCGCGTACGCCGTGGTCGCCGGCGTGCTGCTCGCGGGGCGGGCCGACCTCCCGCCCCTGCTCGGCGGGTCGGCGGGTGCCGCCGCGGCGGGGCTGACGGGCCTGCTCGCCCTGGGGGCCGGTCGGGCGTGGGCGATCCCCGTGGTGCTCGCCGGCCTGGGCGGGCTCGTCGCGGTCGTGGGCGACCGGCTGCTCGACGCCCCGCCGGCGCTCGTCGCGGCGGCCCTGCTGGTGGTGGTGATCCTCGGTGCCGCGCTGCTCCCTCGCCTGGCGCTCGGCCTGGTCCCGGGCGTCGACCGGGCGGGGGAGCGCGGCCACGACCAGCCCGTCGACCTGGTGCGGCTGAGCCACGACGTGCGCGCCGCGCACGAGGTCCTGCTCGCGCTGGTGGTCAGCGTCGGTCTCGGGGTCCTGGTGCTGGCGCCGTTCGCGGTCGCGCTGGGCACCGCCGGCACCACGCTCGCAGTCGCCGCCTGCCTGGTCGTGCTGCTGCGCGCGCGCCGCCACCGGGTCGCCGCGGAGGTGGTCGCCGCGACGGTCCTCGGCGTCGCCGCCCTGCTGAGCACCGCCGGAGCGGCCCTGGTGCTGCACCCCGGTTGGCGCCCGGGGACCGCTGCGGTGCTCCTCGCCTCCGGCGTCGGCGTGCTGGTCGCCGGCGCAGTGCCGGGGGCGGGATCGGTACGCCGGGGACGCCTGGGCGACCTCGCCGAGACCGCGGCGGTGCTGTCGCTCCTGCCCGTCCTCGCGGTGGCCGCCGGCCTCGCGGACCGGCTCGGGGTCTGA
- a CDS encoding WXG100 family type VII secretion target → MTSAPDGGMLVDHGGLDQAADDLRRKAREIDQRLDRLESELAPLRRDWSGRAQEAYLQAKATWDAAMEEMRQLLDDTGRAVSASNAEYAAADARGAATFGA, encoded by the coding sequence ATGACCTCAGCACCCGACGGCGGCATGCTCGTCGACCACGGCGGCCTCGACCAGGCCGCCGACGACCTGCGCCGCAAGGCACGCGAGATCGACCAGCGCCTCGACCGTCTCGAGAGCGAGCTCGCCCCGCTGCGCCGCGACTGGAGCGGGCGCGCCCAGGAGGCCTACCTCCAGGCCAAGGCGACCTGGGACGCCGCGATGGAGGAGATGCGCCAGCTGCTCGACGACACCGGCCGGGCGGTGTCGGCGTCCAACGCCGAGTACGCCGCCGCCGACGCCCGCGGCGCCGCGACCTTCGGCGCCTGA
- the recR gene encoding recombination mediator RecR: MYEGVVQDLIDELGRLPGVGPKSAQRIAFHILQADPVDVRRLADVLTEVKAKVKFCSICFNVSEDEQCRICRDPRRDPSVLCVVEEYKDVVAIERTREFRGRYHVLGGAISPIDGIGPDQLRIRELMTRLADGAITETILATDPNLEGEATATYLTRMLRPLGLRVTRLASGLPVGGDLEYADEVTLGRAFAGRRNAE; the protein is encoded by the coding sequence TTGTACGAAGGTGTCGTCCAGGACCTGATCGACGAGCTGGGCCGGCTGCCCGGCGTGGGTCCCAAGAGCGCGCAGCGCATCGCGTTCCACATCCTGCAGGCCGACCCGGTCGACGTGCGGCGGCTCGCCGACGTGCTCACCGAGGTCAAGGCCAAGGTGAAGTTCTGCTCGATCTGCTTCAACGTCTCCGAGGACGAGCAGTGCCGCATCTGCCGCGATCCGCGTCGCGACCCCTCGGTGCTGTGCGTGGTGGAGGAGTACAAGGACGTCGTCGCCATCGAGCGCACCCGCGAGTTCCGGGGCCGCTACCACGTCCTCGGCGGGGCGATCTCGCCGATCGACGGGATCGGTCCCGACCAGCTGCGCATCCGTGAGCTGATGACGCGCCTCGCCGACGGCGCGATCACGGAGACGATCCTGGCGACCGATCCCAACCTCGAGGGGGAGGCGACGGCGACCTACCTGACCCGGATGTTGCGGCCGCTGGGGTTGCGCGTGACGCGTCTGGCGAGTGGACTGCCCGTGGGGGGCGATCTCGAGTACGCCGACGAGGTGACTCTCGGCCGAGCATTCGCAGGAAGGCGGAACGCCGAATGA
- a CDS encoding YbaB/EbfC family nucleoid-associated protein: MTQNPFDALGGGGFDMNALLQQAQQMQEQLQEAQQRLADSTVEGTVAGGAVTVTVNGVGELVGVAIKAGQFDGDDADDLSDLGDMVVAAYRDAKAQADAIASEALGPLAGGLPGGDAPGGLSGQLGF; this comes from the coding sequence ATGACCCAGAACCCCTTCGACGCGCTCGGCGGCGGCGGTTTCGACATGAATGCGCTCCTCCAGCAGGCCCAGCAGATGCAGGAGCAGCTCCAGGAGGCCCAGCAGCGCCTGGCCGACTCCACCGTGGAGGGCACCGTGGCCGGGGGCGCCGTGACGGTGACCGTCAACGGCGTCGGCGAGCTGGTCGGGGTCGCGATCAAGGCCGGGCAGTTCGACGGTGACGACGCCGACGACCTCTCCGACCTCGGCGACATGGTGGTCGCCGCCTACCGTGACGCCAAGGCCCAGGCCGATGCCATCGCGAGCGAGGCGCTCGGCCCGCTGGCAGGCGGCCTCCCCGGGGGCGACGCTCCCGGCGGGCTGTCCGGTCAGCTCGGTTTCTAG
- a CDS encoding WXG100 family type VII secretion target yields MTTGTYGQGAGTLSAGAALVAGARADFDRLAAQLSDQIGGAQARWQGQGAQAFFRLHHAWTAKQSTIVAALEELEGSLTRTEQINVTTDDQQSATFTAAASRLG; encoded by the coding sequence ATGACCACCGGCACCTACGGCCAGGGCGCAGGGACGCTCTCTGCGGGGGCGGCGCTCGTCGCCGGCGCCCGCGCCGACTTCGACCGGCTCGCCGCCCAGCTCTCCGACCAGATCGGCGGCGCCCAGGCGCGCTGGCAGGGGCAGGGCGCCCAGGCGTTCTTCCGCCTGCACCACGCGTGGACGGCGAAGCAGTCCACGATCGTCGCCGCGCTCGAGGAGCTCGAGGGCTCCCTGACCCGCACCGAGCAGATCAACGTCACGACCGACGACCAGCAGTCGGCCACCTTCACCGCGGCCGCCTCCCGGCTCGGCTGA